From bacterium, one genomic window encodes:
- the asnB gene encoding asparagine synthase (glutamine-hydrolyzing), with translation MCGIAGIVQWEGDTRSLRVDIDRMTRAIAHRGPDGEGVYVRDGAALGTRRLAIIDLETGQQPMFTQDGQVAITFNGEIYNYRELMAELQSKGYLFHSKSDTEVILHSWQEWGKHCVERFRGMFAFAIFDWRQRVVFLARDHFGIKPLYYSMKNSRLIFASELQALRVLPDCPTEVDLRALDQYLFLQYIPAPLSIFRDVYKLLPAHRLLVHMDGRLEEPEKYWALQFEPQEGLSMAEWAEGLEHVIRDSVKAHLVSDVPFGALLSGGIDSTTVVGMMAEELGHQVQTFTIGFEEAAFNEIAYAQQVAARWQTDHKVEIVKADATSILPKLAQHYGEPFGDSSAVPTYYVCSMAREFVPMVLSGDGGDEAFAGYYSYQAWQQALSYKPPQRVLWKRTLRPLAQAILPSRYPPDPKPAGRTLASWQSWIQYFPLEARRSLWREEYRDLVDLPVEVFEDSFRDSSHHPSITQAQILDYATYLPNDILTKMDIASMMHGLEVRTPLVDLKVAEYAAKMPVEMKLTKDESGNWVSKRALKHILSRHFPRDFVNRPKRGFSIPIGHWFNPGGELRNELEGRLLQNGARIYEYFNADRVASMVSTQGNGGDCSGPLWLLLFLEVWLEELAG, from the coding sequence GATCTCTGCGGGTCGACATTGACCGGATGACCCGAGCCATTGCGCACCGTGGTCCTGACGGGGAAGGTGTTTATGTTCGCGACGGCGCAGCTCTCGGAACCCGCCGGCTGGCTATCATAGATTTGGAAACCGGACAGCAACCCATGTTCACCCAGGATGGGCAGGTTGCGATTACTTTCAACGGAGAGATTTACAACTACCGCGAACTCATGGCGGAACTTCAGTCGAAGGGTTACCTCTTTCACTCGAAATCGGATACGGAAGTGATTCTGCATAGCTGGCAAGAGTGGGGAAAACATTGTGTGGAGCGTTTCCGCGGCATGTTTGCCTTTGCCATTTTTGATTGGAGGCAACGCGTCGTTTTCTTGGCGAGAGATCATTTTGGGATTAAGCCGCTCTACTACAGTATGAAGAACAGTCGCCTAATCTTTGCGTCTGAGCTTCAAGCATTACGGGTTTTGCCGGACTGTCCTACTGAAGTCGACCTTCGTGCTCTCGATCAGTATCTCTTCTTACAATACATACCGGCGCCGTTGAGCATCTTTCGTGACGTATACAAACTTTTGCCGGCACATCGATTGCTGGTACACATGGATGGCAGGCTGGAAGAACCGGAAAAGTACTGGGCCCTTCAATTCGAGCCTCAAGAAGGTTTATCGATGGCAGAATGGGCAGAAGGCTTGGAGCACGTGATCCGTGATTCGGTAAAGGCCCACCTTGTTTCAGACGTTCCGTTCGGTGCGTTACTTTCAGGCGGAATTGATTCAACAACTGTTGTTGGAATGATGGCGGAAGAATTAGGACACCAGGTTCAAACATTCACAATTGGATTTGAGGAAGCAGCATTCAATGAAATTGCGTACGCTCAGCAGGTGGCTGCTCGCTGGCAAACGGATCATAAGGTGGAGATTGTCAAAGCAGACGCAACATCCATCCTACCAAAGCTGGCGCAGCATTATGGCGAACCATTTGGAGATAGTTCGGCGGTTCCTACGTATTACGTTTGTAGTATGGCGCGTGAATTTGTCCCTATGGTTTTGTCTGGCGACGGTGGCGATGAAGCTTTTGCCGGATACTATAGCTATCAGGCATGGCAGCAAGCACTCTCGTACAAACCTCCACAACGTGTACTCTGGAAAAGAACGTTGCGTCCGCTGGCTCAAGCGATCCTGCCCTCCCGTTATCCTCCGGATCCTAAACCTGCGGGGCGAACTTTGGCCAGCTGGCAGTCATGGATTCAATATTTTCCGTTAGAGGCCAGACGGTCGCTTTGGAGAGAGGAGTACCGTGATCTGGTGGATCTGCCGGTTGAAGTTTTTGAAGACTCTTTTCGCGACTCTTCTCACCATCCGTCCATCACACAGGCGCAGATTCTCGATTATGCAACCTATCTGCCGAACGATATCCTGACCAAGATGGATATAGCCAGCATGATGCATGGACTCGAAGTTCGCACTCCATTGGTGGATTTAAAAGTTGCGGAGTATGCGGCGAAAATGCCTGTGGAAATGAAACTCACGAAAGATGAAAGCGGAAACTGGGTAAGCAAGCGGGCGCTGAAGCATATCCTTTCGCGACATTTCCCGCGCGATTTTGTCAATCGTCCAAAGAGAGGTTTCTCGATACCGATCGGACACTGGTTCAATCCCGGAGGCGAACTGCGAAACGAATTGGAAGGACGACTATTGCAAAACGGAGCGCGAATCTACGAGTATTTCAACGCGGACAGAGTTGCTTCGATGGTGTCTACTCAAGGGAATGGTGGCGATTGCAGCGGTCCACTCTGGTTGCTCCTGTTTTTGGAAGTGTGGCTGGAGGAGTTGGCCGGTTGA